One genomic region from Rickettsiales bacterium encodes:
- a CDS encoding HIT domain-containing protein, with amino-acid sequence MNSDFHLNPRLDQDSCWSTDLKLSKLILVNNSLCPWLVLVPRKNNLKEMIDLNKEERIILMEEISYLSEAMQQIFSPDKLNIASLGNIVEQLHIHVIARYKNDEAWPNPVFGYKRQEYNATEMQNIINKLQEFFNAR; translated from the coding sequence ATGAACAGTGATTTTCACTTAAATCCAAGGCTAGATCAAGACTCTTGCTGGAGTACGGATCTAAAACTGTCTAAATTGATATTAGTAAACAATTCCCTATGTCCTTGGCTTGTTCTAGTCCCTAGAAAAAATAATCTAAAAGAAATGATAGATTTAAATAAAGAAGAACGTATAATACTGATGGAAGAGATCAGCTATTTAAGTGAAGCTATGCAGCAAATATTTTCTCCAGACAAATTAAATATTGCCTCTTTAGGAAATATAGTAGAACAATTACATATTCATGTTATTGCTAGATATAAAAATGATGAAGCATGGCCAAACCCAGTTTTTGGCTATAAAAGACAAGAATATAATGCAACGGAAATGCAAAACATAATCAATAAACTTCAGGAGTTTTTTAATGCTAGATAA
- the rpsD gene encoding 30S ribosomal protein S4 — protein sequence MTKIIKSKYKLSRRLGVSVWGDGKDPFSRNRNFRPGQHGSAGHRAVSVHGRQLNAKQLLKGHYGRIGERQFRKIFDRASRMVGDTAENFIGLLERRLDAVVYRLNMAKSIFAARQIVSHKHIMVKRKNRDYWEVVNCPAYSVCEGDQIKVTDHAKTVAPIMAAVQTMERGIPEYLKFDPAKFEGEFIRVPQLADVPYAAKMEPQLVVEFYSKN from the coding sequence ATGACTAAAATAATAAAATCTAAGTATAAATTGAGCCGTCGTTTGGGCGTTAGCGTATGGGGAGATGGAAAAGATCCTTTTTCACGTAATCGTAATTTTCGCCCTGGTCAACATGGATCTGCTGGTCATCGTGCAGTTTCTGTTCATGGTCGTCAATTGAATGCTAAACAATTATTAAAAGGCCATTATGGGAGAATAGGCGAGCGTCAGTTCCGTAAGATTTTTGATAGAGCTTCTAGAATGGTGGGTGATACTGCTGAAAACTTTATTGGTTTATTAGAAAGAAGATTAGATGCTGTTGTTTATCGCTTAAATATGGCCAAATCTATATTTGCGGCTCGTCAGATTGTTAGTCATAAGCATATTATGGTAAAAAGAAAGAATCGTGATTATTGGGAAGTGGTGAATTGTCCTGCTTACTCAGTTTGTGAAGGCGATCAAATTAAAGTAACAGATCATGCTAAAACTGTGGCTCCGATTATGGCTGCAGTTCAAACTATGGAAAGAGGAATTCCAGAATACTTAAAGTTTGACCCTGCTAAATTTGAAGGGGAATTTATTCGTGTTCCTCAGTTGGCTGATGTTCCTTATGCTGCAAAAATGGAACCACAATTAGTGGTTGAGTTTTACAGTAAAAACTAA
- the recR gene encoding recombination mediator RecR — MTSQIDKLIYLLSKVPGVGPRSAKRAVLHLLKYRDQLMFPLAEELSKSAQIIKNCQICGNIDEKSPCTICSDSKRNQKSICVVESISDLWAIERGHIFNGTFHVLGGTLSASQGVTPDDLSLANLAARIKTDQVQEVIIATNATLDGQTTAFYITDFLSKETKVHVTRLAYGIPVGGELDYLDDSTLEAALLSRKSF; from the coding sequence ATGACCTCTCAAATTGACAAGCTTATCTATCTTCTTTCAAAGGTTCCTGGTGTTGGGCCTCGCTCAGCCAAAAGAGCTGTTCTTCATCTTCTTAAATATCGTGATCAATTAATGTTTCCTCTAGCTGAGGAATTGAGTAAATCTGCTCAAATTATTAAAAATTGTCAAATATGTGGAAATATTGACGAGAAATCTCCATGTACGATATGTTCTGACTCTAAAAGGAATCAGAAAAGCATTTGTGTTGTTGAGAGTATAAGTGATTTATGGGCTATTGAGCGTGGTCACATATTTAATGGAACTTTTCATGTTTTGGGCGGAACTCTATCTGCTTCTCAAGGTGTTACGCCAGATGATTTAAGTTTAGCTAATTTAGCAGCTAGAATAAAAACAGATCAGGTTCAAGAGGTGATTATTGCGACAAATGCCACTTTAGATGGACAAACCACAGCGTTTTATATTACTGATTTCTTAAGTAAAGAAACGAAGGTTCATGTTACTCGTCTTGCATATGGTATTCCTGTGGGTGGTGAGTTAGATTATCTAGATGACTCTACTCTAGAGGCCGCTTTGTTATCTAGAAAATCTTTTTAA
- a CDS encoding acetyl/propionyl/methylcrotonyl-CoA carboxylase subunit alpha: MFEKVLVANRGEIALRIMRTLKSMGIKTVGVYSEADTNSLHVQFADEAVYIGPSPATKSYLSIPQIMSAIQKSGAQAVHPGYGFLSENSDFAKALHREGVALIGPSAKVIKMMGDKIEAKKMAQAAKVSTVPGFLGEIDGLDHAKSLAEEIGFPVIIKAAAGGGGRGMRVVRNLDGLEEALNSAKREAANSFSDNRIFIERFVEDPRHIEIQVLADKFGNVVCLGERECSIQRHHQKVIEEAPSGFISEETRQKMYEESKRLCELVKYVSAGTVEFIMDQNQNFFFLEMNTRLQVEHCVTELVTGIDIVEQMVNIAAGKKLPFTQEDIKLTGSAIESRICSEDPTRGFLPSSGRISEYQEPVASDKIRVDSGVKAGHEVSMFYDSMIAKLCTYAPTRIEAIEEMRSALGAFVIKGVSHNISFLEAIMANPSFVECDISTSFIDKQYPDGFLGADLTSETTKVFLAAVVHMHMSKMIREATIPGQVKGKDKQVSTRWVVSIGDNLYPIFIRPVDDGYLVRFENTRITVRSTWQLGNPLFHGIIDERAVNVKVSSNYTGYTLSHSGVTVNAKVRLPRVAELEQYMRVKNNDSLADSVIEAPISGKIVDIKVSEGDEVKQGQELMLVEAMKMENIIYATKKAKVVKIHFKVDDLVNVGQDLIELE, translated from the coding sequence ATGTTTGAAAAAGTTTTAGTAGCTAATAGAGGGGAAATTGCCTTGCGTATTATGCGCACTCTAAAGAGTATGGGGATTAAAACAGTGGGAGTTTATTCTGAAGCTGATACTAATTCTTTGCATGTTCAATTTGCTGATGAAGCTGTATATATTGGTCCTTCACCGGCCACTAAAAGTTATTTGTCAATACCTCAAATTATGTCTGCCATACAAAAATCTGGTGCTCAAGCAGTTCATCCAGGTTATGGATTTTTATCAGAGAACTCTGATTTTGCTAAAGCCCTTCATAGAGAAGGAGTTGCTCTTATTGGGCCATCTGCTAAAGTGATAAAAATGATGGGTGATAAGATTGAAGCTAAAAAAATGGCTCAGGCTGCTAAAGTTAGTACTGTTCCAGGTTTTTTAGGTGAGATAGATGGTTTAGATCATGCAAAATCTCTAGCAGAAGAGATAGGTTTTCCAGTAATTATCAAGGCTGCTGCTGGCGGTGGTGGACGTGGTATGCGAGTTGTAAGGAATCTTGATGGATTAGAAGAGGCTTTAAATTCTGCTAAGCGTGAGGCTGCAAATAGTTTTAGTGATAATAGAATATTTATTGAGCGTTTTGTTGAAGACCCTAGACATATTGAAATACAGGTTTTAGCTGATAAATTTGGCAATGTTGTTTGCCTTGGAGAAAGAGAATGTTCAATTCAGCGCCATCACCAGAAAGTTATTGAAGAGGCGCCAAGTGGTTTCATTAGTGAAGAAACCAGACAAAAAATGTATGAAGAATCAAAAAGATTATGTGAATTGGTTAAATATGTTTCAGCTGGTACGGTTGAGTTTATTATGGATCAGAATCAAAACTTCTTCTTTTTAGAAATGAACACTCGTCTTCAAGTTGAGCATTGTGTAACAGAATTGGTCACAGGAATTGATATAGTTGAACAGATGGTTAATATTGCTGCGGGCAAGAAATTACCATTCACTCAAGAAGATATTAAACTTACAGGTTCAGCGATAGAGTCAAGAATTTGCTCAGAGGATCCTACTCGTGGATTCTTACCATCTAGTGGTAGAATAAGTGAATATCAAGAGCCAGTTGCATCTGATAAAATTAGGGTTGATAGTGGAGTTAAAGCGGGGCATGAAGTGAGTATGTTCTATGACTCTATGATTGCAAAGCTTTGTACTTATGCTCCAACTCGTATTGAAGCTATTGAAGAAATGAGATCTGCTTTGGGTGCTTTTGTAATTAAAGGAGTATCTCATAATATAAGCTTTTTAGAAGCTATTATGGCTAATCCTAGTTTTGTTGAATGTGATATTTCTACAAGCTTTATAGACAAACAATATCCAGATGGGTTTCTTGGAGCAGACTTAACTTCAGAAACAACTAAAGTGTTTTTAGCTGCAGTTGTTCATATGCATATGAGTAAGATGATAAGAGAGGCCACAATACCTGGTCAAGTTAAAGGAAAAGATAAGCAGGTTAGCACTCGTTGGGTTGTTAGTATTGGAGATAATTTATATCCAATTTTCATTAGGCCAGTAGATGATGGATATCTTGTTCGTTTTGAAAATACTAGAATTACAGTAAGAAGCACTTGGCAATTAGGTAATCCTTTATTTCATGGTATTATTGATGAAAGAGCAGTGAATGTAAAAGTATCTAGTAATTATACAGGTTATACTTTGAGTCACTCTGGTGTTACAGTTAATGCTAAGGTTAGATTACCAAGAGTAGCAGAACTAGAGCAATATATGAGGGTTAAGAATAATGATAGTTTAGCAGATTCTGTTATAGAAGCTCCAATTTCTGGTAAAATAGTGGATATTAAAGTTTCTGAGGGCGATGAAGTGAAGCAGGGACAAGAATTGATGTTAGTGGAAGCTATGAAAATGGAAAATATTATATATGCCACTAAGAAAGCTAAAGTTGTTAAAATTCATTTCAAAGTTGATGATTTAGTGAATGTTGGTCAAGATCTAATAGAATTAGAATAA
- a CDS encoding GNAT family N-acetyltransferase, which yields MNKALSKIIWQSKDGLSLQSFTGEKAKKYLKQIANIRITMFKEFPYLYKGSLEYEEEYLNVYFNSKNSIILLVLDGDKVVGFSNSIPLKEEMEEVKAPFIKNKIDISKYLYVGEMMIKEKYRNKGLSNIIAKYHEQCAKDRNYTNITFMTVIRPNDHPLKPENYRPLEPLWKALGCNPLKEIKIKFSWKQVDKDIPQENQLAVWSKKLG from the coding sequence ATGAACAAAGCTTTATCTAAAATTATTTGGCAATCAAAAGATGGATTATCTCTTCAATCTTTTACAGGAGAAAAAGCAAAAAAATATCTTAAACAAATTGCTAATATAAGAATTACCATGTTCAAAGAATTTCCTTATCTTTATAAAGGCAGTCTCGAATATGAGGAAGAATATCTAAATGTATATTTCAACTCTAAGAATAGCATCATATTACTAGTATTAGATGGCGATAAAGTGGTGGGATTCTCTAACTCTATCCCCCTTAAAGAAGAAATGGAAGAAGTTAAAGCTCCCTTCATTAAAAATAAGATAGATATAAGCAAATATCTTTATGTTGGTGAAATGATGATTAAAGAAAAATATCGTAATAAGGGTTTAAGTAATATTATAGCTAAATATCACGAACAATGTGCTAAAGATAGAAACTATACAAATATAACTTTCATGACCGTAATACGCCCTAATGATCATCCTTTAAAACCAGAAAACTATCGTCCTCTTGAACCTTTATGGAAAGCTTTAGGGTGTAACCCACTTAAAGAAATAAAAATAAAATTTTCTTGGAAGCAAGTTGACAAAGATATACCACAAGAAAACCAATTGGCTGTCTGGTCAAAAAAGCTTGGCTAA
- the recO gene encoding DNA repair protein RecO: protein MQWTSEAIIIKQQQFNDDKLLCWLFSSNHGVYKGLLSLNKKTRNQVQLGNIVHATWRARLEEHLGSYYCELLRPLSMAVINDKLKLNSVLSLCSILSTCLPERTLESKIYDDSISYLLSLKDHEHWLTEYIKLELSILQELGYGLSLDACADTGSKEDLYYISPRTGRAVSRSSGEPYHDKLLLLPSFLINETAASEQDIKNALKINKHFIYKTFYQPHSKEIPQARIRFTELLL, encoded by the coding sequence ATGCAATGGACCAGCGAAGCGATTATTATTAAACAACAGCAATTTAATGATGATAAATTGCTATGTTGGTTATTTAGTTCAAACCATGGTGTATATAAAGGTCTTCTTAGCTTAAATAAAAAAACTCGCAATCAAGTTCAGCTTGGTAATATTGTTCACGCCACTTGGCGCGCAAGACTTGAAGAACATTTAGGAAGCTACTATTGCGAATTATTGCGCCCCCTTTCTATGGCTGTTATAAATGATAAGCTAAAACTAAATTCGGTTCTAAGTCTTTGCTCAATACTCAGCACCTGTTTGCCTGAAAGAACTTTAGAATCAAAAATATATGATGATAGTATAAGTTACCTATTAAGTTTAAAAGATCATGAGCACTGGCTTACTGAATACATAAAACTAGAGCTATCTATTCTCCAAGAATTAGGGTATGGACTTAGCCTTGATGCTTGTGCTGATACTGGCTCAAAGGAAGATCTATATTATATTTCACCAAGAACAGGAAGAGCCGTTAGCAGATCCTCGGGAGAACCATATCACGATAAACTTCTTTTATTGCCATCTTTTCTAATAAATGAAACAGCGGCAAGTGAGCAAGATATTAAAAATGCACTAAAAATCAATAAACATTTTATCTATAAAACATTCTACCAACCACATTCTAAAGAAATTCCACAAGCAAGAATTAGATTCACGGAGTTATTATTATGA
- the rdgB gene encoding RdgB/HAM1 family non-canonical purine NTP pyrophosphatase, whose product MSSKFPYDKLLIASNNPGKVREIKSLLDPYGIEIFSITDFDVEEPEETEATFIGNARLKAAYYGKRLSLPALADDSGISIEELGGFPGVYSARIAGPDKDFTIAFDKIEKMLAEKDLKTSPAFFTCALSLWHPDGIIEDFEGRIDGIVSFPAIGMHGFGYDPIFTLNGYNKRLSEMAPEEKNKLSHRSLAFKKFIEHCF is encoded by the coding sequence ATGAGTAGTAAATTTCCTTATGATAAACTTTTAATTGCCAGCAATAATCCAGGTAAGGTTAGAGAAATAAAATCTTTATTAGATCCATACGGAATAGAGATTTTTTCAATAACTGATTTTGATGTTGAGGAGCCAGAAGAAACAGAGGCCACTTTTATTGGCAATGCCAGGCTAAAAGCAGCATATTATGGTAAGAGATTAAGTCTTCCAGCTTTAGCGGATGATTCAGGAATATCGATTGAAGAATTGGGTGGATTCCCAGGTGTGTATTCTGCAAGGATTGCAGGGCCTGATAAAGATTTTACTATAGCTTTTGATAAAATTGAAAAAATGTTGGCCGAAAAAGATTTAAAAACCAGCCCTGCTTTTTTTACCTGTGCGTTGTCATTATGGCATCCAGACGGAATAATAGAAGACTTTGAAGGCAGGATTGATGGGATAGTCTCTTTTCCTGCAATTGGCATGCATGGATTTGGTTATGATCCCATATTCACATTAAATGGATATAACAAAAGACTGAGTGAAATGGCTCCAGAAGAAAAGAATAAGCTAAGCCATCGCTCTTTAGCATTTAAAAAATTTATTGAGCATTGTTTCTAA
- the hemW gene encoding radical SAM family heme chaperone HemW, which produces MQNIAIYIHWPFCKSKCPYCDFNSHVRENIEQQKWNEAYLKEIENNKEYLSNKNIVSIFFGGGTPSLMPSFIVENIIQKLSSVSTMDSNVEITLEANPTSVESSKFKSFSNAGINRVSLGIQSLNSDDLKFLGREHSVNEAIEAIEIAKENFARYSFDLIYALPKQSLSSWEKELSQALKLAGSHLSLYQLTIEKGTPFYSLYQKNKFQIPNEELAKDFYSKTQDIMNDAGLPAYEISNHARNGEECRHNIVYWKYDEFLGIGPGAHGRIHNKAIHSIYHPENWLNKVLEGQSPIQSAIDLTLEERICEILLMGLRLREGINQQDFISKTGHKFLEALNADKLNWLLDSQYLKFENNFLYASEKGRLVLNYIINQLTEN; this is translated from the coding sequence ATGCAAAACATAGCTATTTATATCCATTGGCCATTTTGTAAGAGTAAGTGCCCTTATTGTGATTTTAATAGCCATGTGCGCGAGAATATTGAGCAACAAAAATGGAATGAGGCTTATCTTAAAGAGATTGAGAATAATAAAGAATATTTATCTAACAAGAACATAGTTTCAATATTTTTTGGTGGTGGTACTCCATCTTTAATGCCAAGTTTTATCGTTGAAAATATAATTCAGAAGCTATCTAGTGTTTCTACTATGGATTCTAATGTAGAAATTACCTTAGAGGCTAATCCAACTTCTGTTGAAAGCAGCAAGTTTAAAAGTTTTTCTAATGCAGGAATTAATAGAGTATCATTAGGGATTCAATCTCTCAATTCAGATGATTTAAAATTCTTAGGAAGGGAGCACAGCGTTAATGAAGCTATAGAAGCTATTGAAATTGCAAAAGAAAATTTTGCTAGATATTCTTTTGATCTTATTTATGCCTTGCCCAAGCAAAGTTTAAGTTCCTGGGAGAAGGAATTGTCTCAAGCGCTTAAATTAGCAGGAAGTCATTTATCCCTCTATCAATTAACAATAGAGAAGGGAACTCCATTTTATAGTTTATATCAAAAAAATAAGTTTCAAATTCCTAATGAAGAATTGGCTAAAGATTTTTATTCTAAAACTCAGGATATTATGAATGATGCAGGTCTGCCTGCATATGAAATATCCAATCATGCAAGAAATGGGGAAGAATGTAGGCATAATATTGTTTATTGGAAATATGATGAGTTTCTAGGAATAGGTCCTGGTGCCCATGGTAGAATACATAATAAAGCCATTCATAGCATATATCATCCAGAGAATTGGCTTAACAAAGTTTTAGAAGGGCAAAGTCCCATTCAAAGTGCAATTGATCTTACTTTAGAGGAGAGGATTTGTGAAATATTATTGATGGGACTAAGATTAAGAGAGGGAATAAATCAGCAAGATTTTATTAGCAAAACAGGGCACAAGTTTTTAGAAGCATTAAATGCGGATAAACTAAATTGGTTGCTTGATAGTCAATATCTGAAGTTTGAGAATAATTTTCTTTATGCTAGTGAAAAAGGCAGATTAGTTCTTAATTATATTATCAATCAATTAACAGAGAATTAG